The Dreissena polymorpha isolate Duluth1 chromosome 4, UMN_Dpol_1.0, whole genome shotgun sequence region tttgttacttgtcaattgtcgcggcttaattggagtagggtcaaactgtcatgcatagcacctcgttgtttttagcttaattggagtagggtcaaactgtcatgcatagcacctcgttgtttttattacaattacacccaattacactagacaggatgggtatcacttattggactgtttgttgcgattttggtatatatATTGCACATTCagattggaactaaacattgaatgttaaaGACTCATTCATgacgttaattttacaaaacaattgttttgtaaaccgtttcaaacaaagacaaaaacaaacacattttcaacatttatttcattataatacaactatcgatagcaataagcgaccactatcttgaagaccaccatggtgtgaatgcctaataaaatcaataactagccgataaatcgctgatgaggtgtcataaacaacactagtcaatataaattgccgccatattcttttgatgatttttgctttggcagactcttggcgtcaatagtccactctatctttttaatagcgagagttccgacacgaatttcggtcgcatcactcctgaatttaaatacacacatatttgtgactATTATGAAAAAACGTTGCCTAGATAgtatatattgagcaaaatatatcgaaaATTTTTCcttttaataaactatatttcgagtttgtttcatccaatatgCATCCTTGTATAGTTTTAGTAAAGGTTATGTTATCGGGTGTAAGACAATTCActcccaagacaattcaccccctggaCAACTGacccccagaatttgatttccttggacaactCACCCCAATAGACAATTCACctccaagacaattcacccccatatTTTTATGAGATTTTAATGTCATTTtcatttgtcatatttttttgaacataagttgtgagcagatgttttggtgttataattttgacttggCAGCACAATTTTGACGTAATAATAAactgtagtatgtaaatgaaagatgacattgtgatttttgtcaaatgcaattcaaccaatttatttatctataaactgtgttacagcatataaaattgaaataaataaagtattttgtgTAATGTTTGTGCATgggttttaaataatattattgggttattttattaatagaactttgttaaatattgaagttgattaaataattttattcaatTCTTCGAATTTTACATTTtcacaataattaatttattcgTGATGataggataattaatttaataaaatacaattgtttaattcagaaaacattaattacagaaaggaaatttaatctggtgaGAGCGTGCCATttatgggtattacaatcaagcattcacaccaattttgaggcttaataaaattgtcaaaacagattaatcaaagtgtcaaaacagataaacaaagacttcagttacacacattgacaaataattatgttggggtGGGCAATTCAAAAGGTCTATTAACATCTCAGAAGATAAAACAAACAAgttcataaatattaattatggCTTTTATTGCAAATGTCTATATAAATTTCACAAACATGATTTTCAATAACATATCTTTTATACATCTACCAAGAATATTTACATAAGACAAACACAACACATATAACAAGAGTAAGAGGGTTTGTTCACAACGTCGAATGTTCCATCCAGAAACCATCGTTTGGCCTTCTGCAGATGTCCTAACTGGTTGGAGGTGGTGAATAGCAAATGGCGTTGTTCATCTACACGGACATCACCAACAAGAAATTCTTCTTTCAGGAATTCTGCGTTAACCTGCAAAGAAATATTAAACACTACTGACCACCactatttaatgtattattttatgttattcatgttattattttaagATTTATAGAATCCGATCATTATAACCCATTCAGTCACCTATTATGATCCTTAAGTGAGAAGTGTAACAAATGTTTATGCTGATTTCGCATCGTTCATTCATTCTTATATTCATTTCACCTACCTCAAAATCCAAGGAATCTGGTTCCTTTGGTCTATATTGTGCTCTGGCTCTGTTGACGTTACGCGCCAGAGTTGAGGGTTTAGGTAGATTGAAATCACCCTGTTGATTAACGTCCTGCATCAAACCTTCCACTATTGTACCGGCGGGCTGGTGTACATCTCGGACAGCTTCTCTACGTATCTGCAAATCAAACACAACTTAAGGCCATGCAAACTGCAAGTGTAGGTACTCAGTTGGTGTTATATTATCTCATGTAAGATATAAGTGTTAATTCCAGTTTGCACAAAAGATAACATTTGAGATACAATAAAACTTACATCTCTATTCAGTGTCACCCTCTTGCTCGCGAGTCCATCTGCCGGATGGCAGTGCTTCACGGTTCCTGCAGTGAAGATATCGCCCTGCTGATTAACACAGGCATAACACCTCAAGTTCTGGCGCCGAACAGAACACCTCCATTGAACGCTCCTGGCAGTAGGTTTCTGCTTCTGGACGTATGTGTAACCATCAGAAGATACCAACTTCTTCTTTCGACGCTCAGTGCCCTCTTCCACGACCTCATACCTAATCTCTCCGTCTTCTATTATGGTATCTGTCAGAGGTGCATCAGGTAGTGGGTCTTCTACAATGACCTGCACAAGGGTTGGTCCATCTCGACTGAGGTCGAAGTAAGCGGGGGCGTTGTCAGGCTCATTCTCGGTGTTGGTGTTCTCGGTGTTGTCATAGTTGTCGTCCGGCTCAACCCCTGTTGTGTCCGCTGCAGTGGTATCAGTGGAGGTTAAAGTACCAAGGCTGAACTCCAAGTTGAATGTAATACTTGGTAGTGGCGGGAGTTCTTCACTGGCATCTATCATGGTTGAGTGGGCAACACCTTCCATCTGTTCGGGCTGTTGAGCAGCCCCGCTGTCTTCCATCTCATTCTCCTTACATGCGCAGCACGTGAAGATGAGCTCTTTCTTGCCTCTCATGGCCTGGTTGTAATGTCTCTTGGTAATACCTgtattacaatattatatttttgttcacctgatattttaattattatttttataaaactgCCTGTAAACAtgagtttttttatttgttattatccatttagttgttggattttctctcataGAAGGATTAGTGATAAAAGTTGCGTTaagtaatgttgtgtattgaaacaattcaagtccacttcatcATATGGTATGTTTACTCATTCCATACTATAGCTTTATCTCTAGGTTACTCATATCAGTAATAATCTTATCTGCACCTAGATAATCAggaccctcatcagctctgaaagcctgacagattatctgtttattgttacttTTAGAGGTATGAAAAGGGATATGGTGTTTTAagttgttgttactttgttgactgttttgacaaatattttattatcatattttccatttaaacaaatttagtcttcaaaatcttgcataacttataaaataaaaaacattgcattaatgtatccaataccataaagatttatttaaacactttttacaaatataaactgttttattgaattcaaacaatcttaaataaaaccaaacacatactttattatttaatgacaaaaagacaataattaaatattgttaataataaaaacaaacatcaattgaTAAAAAGTACAGttttgtttcaattgcaagtaattttatgacaGACAAATAAATTCTGAGAATATCTTAATATGCTTTGATTATaactttataaaaattaaacagaATACAACTATCCTCAGAAAACAGATATTCGTAATGAATAAATCCTTAACAGCTACAGAGCATTTTTTTATTGGGAATAAGACAACAAACTGGGAATGGGCTTCATGATTTTGGTGATGTTTTCAATCAAAACTATACATTTCATAAtctgattttatttgtttacttgttCTATAtttcaagcttaataagcaattttctatgactttttattaaaagtaattgttttttataatttaaactgtattttataaggaattaaacaaatcaattagaaatccagttttgtagtaattatatatgcaagtttatattttaattataatttgaactaaataaatacaaattgtaaagctgcatattatgcactgttgAAAGACTCAAATTATACCCAAATTAacgtcttattccaacttcacataatactgcGTTATAAGTACATTGAATATCAGGATGTTGTACGAGACCCACTTGAGGCAAAAAATCACAGAAATATTCAATTTATCgcattatattttcttaaattacaaataatgttataaaactatgtttttaattaacatatttataatgatgaaaatacaattttttaataaaaccgTACATACCTGTATCGCATATGCGATGCTGCCATTTTGAACAAAGATCACAGGACAcagcctcatcatcatcacccaCTAGTTCACTACAATATGCACAATAGTAGTCCGTCATTATTATCCAATACCACAAACCACTTTAAATTATATGTCCACACTAAAATTATATCAACCTTATTTGAAACTATAATATCAATTAGCACAATTTCCCTGAATATTATCAATAGCACACTTTTAGTTATAAACTTAATAATTTTTTGATAAAAAGTTGagtgtatatacattttcaacAGTATTACATGTACTCAATAAAGTATGTGAAAACTAATTTACATTTCTCCAAAGATGAAAGACAAACTTGCTCTTTTAATCTCATATAATTATATGATGTGATAATACAGTTTAAACTGCTGAACGTAGACGTCATCAGCCAAGCTCCACCTGTCATAGGTTGTTTCGCCTCATTATGCTCGGTACAACCTCAAGGTGGCGGGGCAGGTAGTGATGGCCAATCACTACCTCGTCTACGATGGCTGCCAATTTGGTTCGCTGCGTCTTAACCAGAGCCAACTTGATGCTCGTTCAGCTGCCTTGCCCAGGGCGTGGATTGTAGTCTTCCTGACTCTTCCTTCAGCGCCCAGTGCTCCAAACATCTTCCACACCGACTGTGATGGAAATCCTCTGCATCCAACTTCCACTGGAAAGATCCATGTCTTCCAGCCTCTATCTCTGCATACATTTGCCAGATCCTGGTATTTGGCTTTCTTCAGCTCACAGGCCTCCTCGATCCTTTCCTTCCATGGCACAGTTAGCTCTACAAGGATCACCCGCTTCGCCGCCTTTGACCATAGCACTATGTCGGGTCTGAGAGTTGTATGGGCTACTTCCTCGGGAAAAACTAGTTTCTTCCTTAGGTCTGCACGCATCTCCCAGTCGTTTGCATCTTGCAGAATACAAGATCTGGGACTGATTGTGGCGGTGGGCTTTGTTGTACCCTCCTTGACGAAGCTGGTGAATTGGGGTCCTAATTTCTTCCGGGGTCTATCCTTCTTCCGCTCTCTTTCTAGGGCGTCGGCCAACGTTCTCAGTACTTGGTCATGGCGCCACCTGTAGCGCCCTTGTGCAAGGGCTGTTGGACACGATGACAGAATGTGCCGCAACGTTCCTATACTCCCACACAAAGAACAAGTGGGGTCTTCTGTCAGCTTCCATCGCTGAAGATTTGCGGGGGTTGGAAGCATGTCGTATACTGCCCGCAGGAGGAAACTTAGCTGAAGTGGTTCATATGTCCACAGTTCTTGCCACGTGAGCTTCCTCTCTGGTGTACTCCACTTCGTCCAATCCCCTTGCGGTCCAAGCTGGACCGACCTGGCAGACCTAGCTTGCTCTTCTGCGTTTCTGATTTCTCTCTGCACCAGGTCTCTCCTTTCTCTTTTCCCTGCTTTTTCCCACCTTTGAATGTGTCTGGTGCCAAGTCCTTCTCTTCCCACGTTGATAGATCCCACAACATCCTTGTGCTTTAGACTGCTCTCTGCAGAGTCTACAGCCTTGCTCACTGACCACTTTCTCCCTGTCCTAACCTGAATTCCTGTATTGCTGACTTTCCCATCTTCAGAGTCTCTGAGGGTTACCATAAGACGTGCTTTTGCTACTTTAAACTCCTCTACTAGAGAGCTGATTGGCATCTGGAGCTTTGTTGATCGGCCATACAGTCCAATGTTGGTGAAGGATGGCGGTAGGCCTAACCACTTTCTCAGGTGCTTGCTGATCTTCTGCTCTAGCTTCTCGACGGTGTGATAGGGACATCATTGACCATGAGTGGCCACATCACTCTTGGCAGGAGACCGTGTTGAAAGACCCATGCTTTGAACTTCCCTGGGAGTTCCGACTTGTCTATTCTCTGCAAACCCTCAGCTACCTGCTGTTTGAGCATGTCCTGGCAATGCGTGTCTCTCAGTGAGGAATCATACCATTTCCCTAGACATTTAATCGGTTTGTCCTCTAGGGAGGGAATCTCTTCTCCCTGGATACGCAGTTTGAACTGGCTTGTAACCTTTCCCTTCCTAACCACTAAGCTTCTCGACTTCCCCGGCTTGAACCTCATTCTTGCCCACGTTGCTGTTTCATCAAGGGCCGCCAGAATCCATCTAGCCTGTATGTGGGTTTCAGTGGTGACAGTCATGTCATCCATAAATCCCCTGTTGGATGGTAGACGAATTCCTGTGTTTGTGTTGGGCCCTCTTGACTCTCTCTCCGCTGCCTTGATGATCATATTCATGCCCATCGCGAACAGTATCACCGAGATAGTACATCCCGTAACAATCCCCTTCTCCAGTTGTAACCAATTTGTAGTGAACGTGTTGCTAGAGAATCTCAAGTTGATACCGTTGAAGTAGTTCATAATGAGATTTCTTGCACTGTCTGGAATGTGGTATTGTCGAAGAGCTGTCTCAATAAGCTTGTGTGAAATTGAGCCGTATGCGTTGGCAAGGTCTAGCCATACCACTGTGAGGTTTTTGTGGTCGATTCTAGCTTCATGGAGTAGCTGAGTGAGTGCGCTGGTGTGCTCAACACACCCTGAGAATCCTGGGATCCCACCTTTCTGCACAGAGATATCCACATACTCATTCTCCAACATGTATGTCGTCAATCGCTTAGCTAGGATTGAAAAGAAAATCTTCCCTTCCACACTCAACAACGAGATGGTGCGAAACTGGTTGATGGTCTTGGAGTTCTTCTCCTTCGGTGCCAGACATCCTTCTGCACTTTGCCAACATGACGGAACAGTACCTTTTCGCCAAACAGTTCGCAGGAGTGACCACAGTCATCGGAGAAGTTTTGGACATTTCTTGTAAACATTGTATGGTATGCCACTTGGGCCTGGTGCAGAGCAAGAGCGAGCTTTCTTGACCACTTCGTTGATCTCCTTCCAAGTGGGTTCTTTCATGTTCAATGGACAGTCTGGGTCATTGACCGGTAGGATTCTACTGCACTCTCCAAGGGGTTCCTCTCTTAGTGGGTCGGAGTGGACCTCCCTCAAAAAGGTTTCTACATCCTCTTGACTACTTTCAAGTTTCCCAGACTTCTCTCCACTTAGCAAGTTCTTTGTGAACCTGTAGGGGTCACTAACGAAGGCTTTTCTCTTCTTTGCTCTATCCCTCCTTTTCCGCCTGAGCCTCTCTGCGTTTGTTAGTGTCCTCAGCCTTGATCTAACCTCTTCTCTTAGTTTAACTATTCCCTTCTTCTCAACCTCGCTTGACTGTTTGTAGCGTTTCCTTAGGGATCGCAGTTCTGCTCGGAGCTTTTTTATTTCACAGAGTCCAAATCTCTCCTTCCCTAAGGCGTAGGTGATCGAAGGTAATGCTTTAAGCTTCCTATCGACTGATCCTGTCAATGCTGTCTGAAGTACTTGGTCCAAATCCTCATCAAACGATGACCATCCACTGTTGTTCATAGCTGGCCAGGCGATCTTGGATCTTCTTTCTTCAGAAGTCGGTTGCGTTCTCTCCTTGGTAGGGACGGTCTTGTCCTTTTTACTTCCTGCAGCGGGTGGTGTGCACCAAGAATCTGGGAAGACAAGTTCTTCTGGGCTTGGATGCAATGGTGATTTTTCTGCACTTCCATCTCCCTGCTCTGTAGGGGTCATACTTGGTATGGTCCCCTGCTCTCCAAAAAGCTCATCAAGTGATTGAGTCACCTCAGCTTCAGAATTGTCATCAGTTACAGCAAAAACCGGAGCTGAGAGACCACCCGTACTGTGGTTGGCAACCAGACTGGCTATCTCCCTCGTTTCACCAGGAACACCTGCACGATGCTTCGGCTTTCCCTCCAACCGACAACCGCTCTTCCCTTGATGGATCTTCATCCCTCTATAGTTTTTACAAACTTTCCCACACTGACATACGACCTTTGGATCACTAGTCAAAGTCCATAATTCTCGCCGTGTCGTTTCCGCTGAATCCGTCCTATTGGGCTCTTCATCCTCCCCCCCCCTCTCGGAAGGCCCTGGGGGTATTGTTTCTGTCTGTCAGTTGTAGCAATTCTGATGGTTGTCTCTTCACAGAGACGGTACAGCGAGCTGCCAACCCGCTGCACACCTAACATTAGTCTATTCCTAGATGTCAGCTGTCTATCCAGCGTCACCGGTCTTTCTCGGTTGTCATTCAGCCTATTCCTGAAAGTCACTGGTAACCCAGAAGTGAATGATGTGATAATACAGTTTAAACTGCTGAACGTAGACGTCATCAGCCAAGCTCCACTGCGTCTTAACCAGAGCCAACTTGATGCTCGTTCAGCTGCCTTGCCCAGGGCGTGGATTGTAGTCTTCCTGACTCTTCCTTCAGCGCCCAGTGCTCCAAACATCTTCCACACCGACTGTGATGGAAATCCTCTGCATCCAACTTCCACTGGAAAGATCCATGTAAAGATTATCACAACTTACCTGAAGTGATAAAAGGCTTCAAAAACACACCAGCTTCAATCGAATCAATTGAAAAGAACTTCAAAACCTAACAATCATCAATTATAAgattcaaaaacacaattaatgaacCTCATTATGGTcattaataattaaatgaattaaatgactTCAAAGACATCTTTTGAGAAAATAAAGCTGCAAACAATGATCTCTCTATTTTGTCTTAATTCCAAGTGAAAGAAATTAAAAATCAGCAATGATAATAACAAACATGTTATGGAATAATAGTAATCTATacataatgtaaaaaatatatgggggtgaattgtccagggagcaggggtgaattgccTAGGGGGTGagttgtctcctgggggtgaattgtcttgagggtgaattgtctcgctaccatgttatctcccttggtggaggttaaattcaactatgtttgtaactgagttcAAACAACAAAAGTGTGCAATATGcacaaaacagtaagaaatgaaattggaaataataatcataagaagaAAAAGAAGCAAAAGAATAATTATAACTACTATAACTCAAAATGTTAGAATCGACAGTAACGAAATACCCCAAAAGTAATAggtacgaaatagctatggtacgaaataagaacaacaacaacaatgccaaaatggttgcctttgagaaaatgatTGTTCAGTGTCTATGATTTCGAATGAAATACAGATAATTTTTGTGATCTTAGTTCATATTTGTCAATCAACGGGTAGATTTtagatatatacacttgtaaatactgtaattcccataatagtattgtttttatttttcgttatggtttttacagaccggagtttcagcgttcagatttattctgaatgcgaattatttcagctaaaaCAAGACTGGTACACacgaagtagaatcggattgttaattgggggcaataaagggattagcggtggtaagtgttaagGAAACAGAGCTttaatagcgaattttattgggaacctatagaccttacatcgtttttagcataggtgcaacgcaccttaGTCAATATGAATTGCCGCCatatagtcttttgatgatttttgctttggcagactcttggctcagatttattctgaatgcaaattatttcagctacaacgcacctatgcttaagttAGAGCTACATTTGGAAAACCAACatggaacggttgaccattatgaagcctaaccttatcaaaaatcagacgaaatatctatttaatatagtatatggtaattcttacaattttttatttagaaacgtttttctaacattttcttccaagaatattgctgacaccgtttttagtgtatttttctaagaccgttttacttgaaaaaaccttctaagaaactaaaacaaatttcgttggtaaaacaattctgttcttgttgatagtgacctcacacctactttccatttcctttatttactgttctgggagaggttaaatgtttacataactgaattcattaggccctggtttaaggatatgttaAATTTTCAAATGGCGGAGTACcatatgttttctgatttatgacatggattctgacctgcctttctatggatttgatgaagtagagtttgaaagtaatagagatgtgttaattaaaattaaaatgatttactttgagccagaaattaatgTTAccagtagagctaacggtttaaattagGCATCGAATTTAATGGATTCCCACGAATTCTGGACGAgcgttgtgtctgtaaaatattaaatgaaaagctgtaaatgtatcaaatcggaaaagaaaacggatggttgcataatggtatgaaataatgtaattgtacgtatttattttcatagttatgtcattttgtaaccattcacattcgtcacgatttggaattcccgtttctaaaaatagaacattttggtagaatgaaccaacaagggaggcgactcgtaatgtcacaaatcgttaacaggtcaaaatatactaaatagtttccttatatgtttcaatgtaaaagcgacaactttgagcgaaaataaatacaacattttgcacataaagacccccataaccatactttttcttgacgggcattcttagctgaatcgatttaagcaataaaaaagatatgtcatgttcaaaccaaaaaagaattcgactcaaatcaaaatcgactgtttttgcaccttcttttttttcggccgttttctagtggattgtaaccttttgcagtgccgtTTTTTATTTTAATCTCTTACtgtatcctatttcagggatttagcaGTGAACACCAATTCTTACCCTATCAATAtttccaaacgataaaaccagaacaacagtctaaagtgtaaaacatgcatgccataatttttcagaccaattccgggacatttagataaattgtccgggacttttgccgattttccgggacatgtataaaaatgtagcgatatttatagacatatgcatttttggtacgttttttttttgtttcgcatcgttgattgcaaaagttcgaaagcctatccgaaatacacttgatctattaacgtcaaattaaacattactacttccgttactagatacaagccacgtgttttcagtgtaagcgttctaaacatagatggtgacgtcactgcgttattgttattaagaccggtgtgtaacgcgtagttgttgatacgcctttattcatttataacatgtatataataaaaaatacagcaATACAGTACCgatagatcgtcaactcaaatcaattcacaatacatacaaccaatcacaataaaacaaatacaacaaaacagtaacgtctttgtcggttaaacgtgcaaacataaactgcttttaattttttactcagcgatgttggacttcagatgtgtgaacaattatcctttgcccttacgcagcgggaaataatgacgtagtagattaaagtcaattaacaaccacattaaacaatgccgccttttcggtttgaccgcgaacgtgagacaatcgatatgataacaggacccctgttaattgatcgattttgacacgtagcgtagtctgcctattcgggtaggcattgtcatggaaacgctgcagatatacacagattcgaggtgcagttaagcctaagataaggtacatgtatatatggattttgtaaattccgggacatttgacagatttccgggacagcgggacaagttcttcatttccgggactgtcccggacaatccgggacgtatggcatgtatgtgtaaaacatgccttcgaggaaaatatgatgatttgtttagagagtacagcgccttcatgactcgattatttagtatatggtaaccaacatttacttcagcagcaacttccttgtatcttgcaactatgctttcaacgc contains the following coding sequences:
- the LOC127877092 gene encoding uncharacterized protein LOC127877092 produces the protein MTDYYCAYCSELVGDDDEAVSCDLCSKWQHRICDTGITKRHYNQAMRGKKELIFTCCACKENEMEDSGAAQQPEQMEGVAHSTMIDASEELPPLPSITFNLEFSLGTLTSTDTTAADTTGVEPDDNYDNTENTNTENEPDNAPAYFDLSRDGPTLVQVIVEDPLPDV
- the LOC127877093 gene encoding uncharacterized protein LOC127877093, with translation MPISSLVEEFKVAKARLMVTLRDSEDGKVSNTGIQVRTGRKWSVSKAVDSAESSLKHKDVVGSINVGREGLGTRHIQRWEKAGKRERRDLVQREIRNAEEQARSARSVQLGPQGDWTKWSTPERKLTWQELWTYEPLQLSFLLRAVYDMLPTPANLQRWKLTEDPTCSLCGSIGTLRHILSSCPTALAQGRYRWRHDQVLRTLADALERERKKDRPRKKLGPQFTSFVKEGTTKPTATISPRSCILQDANDWEMRADLRKKLVFPEEVAHTTLRPDIVLWSKAAKRVILVELTVPWKERIEEACELKKAKYQDLANVCRDRGWKTWIFPVEVGCRGFPSQSVWKMFGALGAEGRVRKTTIHALGKAAERASSWLWLRRSEPNWQPS